The proteins below are encoded in one region of Cystobacter ferrugineus:
- a CDS encoding pyridoxal-phosphate dependent enzyme: MEIHDNILSAIGHTPLVKLQRLVGPNDATVLVKCEFMNPGASIKDRMALYIIEKAEREGKLKPGGTIVENTSGNTGMGVALAAAVKGYKCIFTMPDKMSLEKINRLKAFGAQVVVTPTNVPAEDPRSYYETAKRIHRETPGAFMLNQYHNPDNIEAHYKITGPEILEQTEGKIDYFVSGLGTGGTMSGAGKFLKEKIPGLKNVGVDPEGSVYEGYFKTGKLTEPHVYKVEGIGEDMLCGAMDFKVLDDVRQVDDRQSFVAARRLAREEGIFAGGSAGAAVHVAVQLAKEVGKGKTIVVILPDTGMSYISKFHSDEWMRDNGFMEEKGAGTVRDLLQGKKEVITARKGQRVDQVVETMRQRGISQMPVLAEDGRALGMIHEYDLLNALVANQVKFADTIDSIVTPLQGVVAPETSLNRLREVFNQDKVAVVKEGEKVLAVITKIDLIEHLHRVAG, encoded by the coding sequence ATGGAAATCCACGACAACATCCTTTCGGCGATTGGCCACACCCCCCTGGTCAAGCTGCAGCGCCTGGTCGGCCCGAACGACGCGACGGTGCTGGTCAAGTGCGAGTTCATGAATCCCGGCGCGTCCATCAAGGACCGGATGGCGCTCTACATCATCGAGAAGGCCGAGCGAGAGGGGAAGCTCAAGCCTGGCGGCACCATCGTGGAGAACACCTCGGGCAACACGGGCATGGGCGTGGCGCTGGCCGCGGCGGTCAAGGGCTACAAGTGCATCTTCACCATGCCGGACAAGATGTCGCTGGAGAAGATCAACCGCCTGAAGGCCTTTGGCGCGCAGGTGGTGGTGACGCCCACGAACGTGCCGGCCGAGGATCCGCGCAGCTACTACGAGACGGCCAAGCGCATCCACCGGGAGACCCCGGGCGCGTTCATGCTCAACCAGTACCACAACCCCGACAACATCGAGGCGCACTACAAGATCACCGGGCCGGAGATCCTCGAGCAGACGGAGGGGAAGATCGACTACTTCGTGTCGGGCCTGGGCACGGGCGGCACGATGAGCGGCGCGGGCAAGTTCCTCAAGGAGAAGATCCCCGGCCTGAAGAACGTGGGCGTGGATCCGGAAGGCTCCGTCTACGAGGGCTACTTCAAGACGGGCAAGCTGACCGAGCCGCACGTCTACAAGGTCGAGGGCATTGGCGAGGACATGCTGTGCGGCGCCATGGACTTCAAGGTGCTGGACGACGTGCGCCAGGTGGATGACCGCCAGAGCTTCGTGGCGGCGCGGCGGCTGGCGCGCGAGGAGGGCATCTTCGCGGGCGGCTCGGCGGGCGCGGCGGTGCACGTGGCGGTGCAGCTCGCCAAGGAAGTGGGCAAGGGCAAGACGATCGTCGTCATCCTCCCCGACACCGGCATGAGCTACATCAGCAAGTTCCACTCGGACGAGTGGATGCGCGACAACGGCTTCATGGAGGAGAAGGGCGCGGGCACGGTGCGCGATCTGCTCCAGGGCAAGAAGGAAGTCATCACCGCGCGCAAGGGACAGCGCGTGGACCAGGTGGTGGAGACGATGCGCCAGCGCGGCATCAGCCAGATGCCGGTGCTCGCCGAGGACGGCCGCGCGCTGGGGATGATCCACGAGTACGACCTGCTCAACGCGCTGGTGGCCAACCAGGTGAAGTTCGCGGACACCATCGACAGCATCGTCACGCCGCTGCAGGGCGTGGTGGCGCCGGAGACGAGCCTCAACCGGCTGCGCGAGGTGTTCAACCAGGACAAGGTCGCCGTGGTGAAGGAGGGCGAGAAGGTGCTCGCCGTCATCACGAAGATCGATCTCATCGAGCACCTGCACCGCGTGGCGGGCTGA
- a CDS encoding aminoglycoside phosphotransferase family protein, with protein MELEAALRDQVGKAIGRPVPQAPITKLKGDASNRSYYRVGTAPESWVLMVMPLDASKKSEEASKGEPPKELPFINVHRYLERLGIRVPRILRYDEPAGMMVLEDLSDKTFEAALEGGKHREELYTRAVDLLARLRAQAERHVDSNCLAFTRAFDEDLYDWELHHFREWGMEAWSGKKPTDAERAELDRVFRDIARQLAAAPRGFTHRDYQSRNIMVKDGELVVIDFQDALQGPRQYDLVALLRDSYVELDRGFVDAMLDRYIATFAQLTGERIEPTGFKAFFDLLTLQRKMKDAGRFEFINRVKGNPGFLVSIPASLRYVRDAFERRPEVSGLRELVAKYVPELG; from the coding sequence ATGGAACTCGAGGCCGCGCTGCGCGACCAGGTCGGGAAGGCCATTGGCCGCCCCGTGCCCCAGGCTCCCATCACCAAGCTCAAGGGCGATGCGAGCAACCGCTCGTACTACCGCGTGGGCACCGCGCCAGAGAGCTGGGTGCTGATGGTGATGCCGTTGGATGCCTCGAAGAAGAGCGAGGAAGCGTCCAAGGGAGAGCCGCCCAAGGAACTGCCCTTCATCAACGTGCACCGCTACCTCGAACGTCTGGGCATCCGCGTGCCGCGCATCCTGCGCTACGACGAGCCCGCCGGGATGATGGTGCTGGAGGACCTGAGCGACAAGACGTTCGAGGCGGCGCTCGAGGGCGGCAAGCACCGCGAGGAGCTGTACACCCGGGCGGTGGACCTGCTCGCGCGCCTGCGCGCCCAGGCCGAGCGCCACGTGGACTCCAATTGCCTCGCCTTCACGCGCGCCTTCGACGAGGACCTCTACGACTGGGAGCTGCACCACTTCCGGGAGTGGGGCATGGAGGCGTGGAGCGGGAAGAAGCCCACGGACGCCGAGCGCGCCGAGTTGGATCGCGTCTTCCGCGACATCGCCAGGCAGCTCGCCGCCGCGCCCCGGGGCTTCACGCACCGCGACTACCAGAGCCGCAACATCATGGTGAAGGACGGGGAGCTGGTGGTCATCGACTTCCAGGACGCGCTCCAGGGCCCGCGTCAGTACGATCTCGTGGCGCTCCTGCGCGACAGCTACGTGGAGCTGGACCGCGGCTTCGTGGACGCCATGCTCGACCGGTACATCGCCACGTTCGCGCAGCTCACGGGCGAGCGCATCGAGCCCACGGGTTTCAAGGCCTTCTTCGATCTGCTCACGCTGCAGCGCAAGATGAAGGACGCGGGCCGCTTCGAGTTCATCAACCGCGTGAAGGGCAACCCGGGCTTCCTGGTGTCCATCCCCGCGTCGCTGCGCTACGTGCGTGACGCCTTCGAGCGGCGGCCGGAGGTGAGCGGGCTGCGCGAGCTGGTGGCGAAGTACGTGCCCGAGCTGGGCTGA
- a CDS encoding nucleotidyltransferase family protein, with protein sequence MKAMILCAGLGTRLRPFTERWPKPALPFLGQPLFRYHLAVLRGAGVREVGINTHHLPDVMAATARAECERAGLSLHVVHEPVIQGTGGGIRGLRDFLSGEDFLVFNGDILFPVDLRPVVQAHRASGAAATMVLLPMPENEKYASVDVDARGQVRRIAGFGPGGEGLTPWHFTGVHVMSPRVFDFMTPEGPEDINRDVYVRMMEAGVPVRGEGVRAYWSDLGTPSRYLATVRDVLSGQVSLEGLGGDSPFAQAPRGPENAWAHASARVEGRVVGPAHFDAGCTVARGAHVGACVSVGAGVRVGEGARLERAAVLEGTEVAPGESLVEVLAWGAHRVAAPL encoded by the coding sequence ATGAAGGCGATGATTCTCTGCGCGGGGCTGGGCACGCGCCTGCGTCCATTCACCGAGCGCTGGCCCAAGCCGGCCCTGCCGTTCCTCGGCCAGCCCCTCTTCCGCTATCACCTGGCGGTGCTGCGCGGCGCGGGCGTGCGGGAAGTGGGCATCAACACCCACCACCTGCCGGACGTCATGGCGGCCACCGCCCGCGCCGAGTGCGAGCGCGCGGGACTCTCGCTGCACGTGGTGCACGAGCCCGTCATCCAGGGCACCGGTGGCGGCATCCGCGGCCTGCGGGACTTCCTGTCGGGCGAGGACTTCCTCGTCTTCAACGGCGACATCCTCTTCCCGGTGGACCTGCGCCCGGTGGTCCAGGCGCACCGGGCGTCGGGCGCGGCGGCGACGATGGTGCTGCTGCCCATGCCGGAGAACGAGAAGTACGCCTCGGTGGACGTGGATGCGCGGGGCCAGGTGCGGCGCATCGCGGGCTTCGGGCCCGGAGGCGAGGGGCTCACGCCCTGGCACTTCACGGGCGTGCACGTGATGTCCCCGCGCGTCTTCGACTTCATGACGCCCGAGGGGCCCGAGGACATCAACCGCGACGTCTACGTGCGGATGATGGAGGCGGGCGTGCCCGTCCGGGGCGAGGGCGTGCGCGCGTACTGGTCGGACCTGGGCACGCCGTCGCGCTACCTGGCCACCGTGCGTGACGTGCTCTCCGGACAGGTGTCCCTGGAGGGGCTGGGCGGGGACTCGCCCTTCGCCCAGGCGCCCAGGGGGCCGGAGAATGCCTGGGCCCATGCCTCGGCCCGGGTGGAGGGGCGGGTGGTGGGACCGGCGCACTTCGACGCGGGGTGCACGGTGGCGCGGGGCGCGCACGTGGGCGCCTGCGTGTCGGTGGGCGCCGGGGTCCGGGTGGGAGAGGGCGCCCGGTTGGAGCGCGCCGCCGTCCTGGAGGGCACCGAGGTGGCGCCCGGAGAGTCACTCGTGGAGGTGTTGGCCTGGGGCGCCCACCGGGTGGCGGCGCCGCTCTAG
- a CDS encoding Stp1/IreP family PP2C-type Ser/Thr phosphatase — protein MRIEVVGHTHVGMKRNHNEDNYLILPEENLCCVADGMGGHSSGEIASKIAVDELAEFFRMTAKDQDATWPFKMDKARNYDENRLATGIKLANKSIYEKATHETKYKGMGTTIVSVHFTKDSAYVGHVGDSRVYFFRQGVLRQLTEDHSLLNDYLKAKKLTPEEIENFPHKNVIVRALGMKELVQVDVTKVEPQQDDIFLLCSDGLSGMVTDPQIQELLARTGELEKACSQLIDLANAAGGTDNVTCVLARFHAN, from the coding sequence ATGCGCATTGAGGTCGTTGGCCACACCCACGTCGGGATGAAGCGCAACCACAACGAGGACAACTACCTCATCCTGCCGGAAGAGAACCTGTGCTGCGTCGCCGACGGCATGGGAGGACATTCCTCGGGGGAGATCGCCTCGAAGATCGCGGTGGACGAGCTGGCCGAGTTCTTCCGGATGACGGCGAAGGATCAGGACGCCACCTGGCCCTTCAAGATGGACAAGGCGCGCAACTACGACGAGAACCGGCTGGCCACGGGCATCAAGCTGGCCAACAAGAGCATCTACGAGAAGGCCACCCACGAGACGAAGTACAAGGGCATGGGGACGACGATCGTCTCGGTGCACTTCACCAAGGACTCGGCCTACGTGGGGCACGTGGGCGACAGCCGGGTGTACTTCTTCCGTCAGGGCGTGCTCAGGCAGCTCACCGAGGACCACTCGCTGCTCAACGACTACCTCAAGGCCAAGAAGCTCACGCCCGAGGAGATCGAGAACTTCCCCCACAAGAACGTCATCGTCCGGGCGCTGGGGATGAAGGAGCTGGTGCAGGTGGACGTGACGAAGGTGGAGCCGCAGCAGGACGACATCTTCCTGCTGTGCTCGGACGGCCTGTCCGGCATGGTGACGGATCCGCAGATCCAGGAGCTGCTGGCCCGCACGGGAGAGCTGGAGAAGGCGTGCTCGCAGCTCATCGATCTGGCGAACGCGGCGGGCGGCACGGACAACGTCACGTGCGTGCTCGCGCGCTTCCACGCCAACTGA
- a CDS encoding DUF192 domain-containing protein: MRLRVNNVTRDRLLADRAERATSFRDRFVGLMGRRSLALGEGMHIAPCNSIHTFFMRIPIDVAFLDPDGVIVKQFVALPPWRATSVYFQAKSVLELPAGTLEASGTREGDRLVFEPVP; encoded by the coding sequence ATGCGCCTGAGAGTGAACAATGTGACACGAGACCGCCTGTTGGCGGATCGCGCCGAGCGGGCCACGAGCTTCCGGGACCGCTTCGTGGGGCTGATGGGGCGGCGCTCGCTGGCGCTGGGCGAGGGGATGCACATCGCGCCGTGCAACTCCATCCACACCTTCTTCATGCGCATCCCCATCGACGTGGCCTTCCTCGACCCGGACGGGGTGATCGTCAAGCAGTTCGTGGCCCTGCCGCCCTGGAGGGCGACATCCGTGTACTTCCAGGCGAAATCGGTGCTGGAGCTGCCCGCGGGGACGCTGGAGGCCAGTGGGACCCGAGAGGGGGACCGGCTGGTGTTCGAGCCCGTCCCGTGA
- a CDS encoding tRNA (cytidine(34)-2'-O)-methyltransferase, translating into MLQPLARPFHLVLVSPQIPPNTGNIARLCAVTGCRLILVEPLGFSIDDRHLKRAGLDYWDKVFLKLYPDYGAYLAEWPSARRWLFSARAATSLYAARLEEGDHLVFGSETQGLPPEVMTGGSGTAVTLPMLPERRSLNLSTAVGIAAYEALRQVGFGLPGGRADTPS; encoded by the coding sequence ATGCTCCAGCCCCTGGCGCGCCCCTTCCACCTCGTCCTCGTCTCCCCGCAGATTCCCCCCAACACCGGCAACATCGCCCGGTTGTGCGCCGTCACCGGCTGCCGCCTCATCCTCGTGGAGCCCCTGGGCTTCTCCATCGATGACCGGCACCTCAAGCGCGCCGGGCTCGACTACTGGGACAAGGTCTTCCTCAAGCTGTACCCGGACTATGGCGCCTACCTGGCCGAATGGCCCTCGGCCAGGCGCTGGCTCTTCTCCGCCCGCGCCGCTACATCCCTGTACGCCGCGCGCCTCGAGGAGGGCGATCACCTCGTCTTCGGCTCGGAGACGCAGGGCCTGCCCCCCGAGGTGATGACCGGGGGCTCGGGAACGGCCGTCACCCTGCCCATGCTGCCCGAGCGCCGCAGCCTGAACCTGTCCACCGCCGTGGGCATCGCCGCCTACGAGGCCCTGCGCCAGGTGGGCTTCGGCCTCCCGGGCGGGCGGGCGGACACGCCGAGTTGA